From Butyricimonas paravirosa, one genomic window encodes:
- a CDS encoding DUF3876 domain-containing protein, which translates to MNLPKVKMLQVSKCLIGLAVMMLQSCDVADNRRDMLCGNWESVEGKPDVLIYKEGEAYKVTVFRRSGLRRKLKPETYLLQEENGNLFMNTGFRIDVSYNEATDVLTFSPNGDYVRVKPQPGHPTEE; encoded by the coding sequence ATGAATTTACCAAAAGTGAAAATGCTGCAAGTCAGCAAGTGCCTTATCGGATTGGCGGTCATGATGCTGCAATCCTGCGACGTGGCCGACAACCGCCGCGACATGCTGTGCGGGAACTGGGAGAGCGTGGAGGGAAAACCTGACGTGCTTATCTACAAGGAGGGCGAAGCCTACAAAGTGACGGTGTTCCGTCGTAGCGGTCTGCGCCGCAAGCTCAAGCCGGAAACCTATCTCTTGCAGGAGGAGAACGGCAACCTGTTCATGAACACCGGCTTCCGCATCGACGTGTCCTACAACGAGGCCACGGATGTGCTGACTTTCTCGCCAAACGGGGACTATGTGCGGGTGAAGCCGCAGCCGGGACATCCGACCGAAGAATAA
- a CDS encoding DUF4134 domain-containing protein, producing the protein MNKNILKNRKAILSAALVIAATASAFAQGNGIAGINEATSMVSSYFDPGTKLIYAIGAVVGLIGGVKVYGKFSSGDPDTSKTAASWFGACIFLIVAATILRSFFL; encoded by the coding sequence ATGAACAAGAACATCTTGAAAAACAGAAAAGCAATCCTCTCCGCGGCACTTGTCATCGCCGCAACCGCCTCCGCTTTCGCGCAGGGAAACGGCATCGCGGGCATCAACGAAGCCACCTCTATGGTGAGTTCTTATTTCGACCCCGGAACTAAACTGATATACGCCATCGGTGCAGTCGTCGGGCTTATCGGGGGCGTAAAAGTGTACGGCAAGTTTTCATCGGGCGACCCCGACACCAGCAAGACAGCCGCCTCGTGGTTCGGCGCGTGCATCTTCCTGATTGTTGCCGCCACCATCCTGCGCTCATTCTTCCTTTAA
- a CDS encoding DUF3408 domain-containing protein — MEKEMTPNEKRPQQDCGGMFTQVQASVEILSPVPVSGKCSEKDYERLFIRDPEVKAREGKMAYVRPEYHERIMRITRVIGHDRLTLSAYIDHVLTHHFNQCEDAIKSLYARNYNSVF; from the coding sequence ATGGAAAAAGAAATGACACCGAATGAAAAAAGACCACAGCAAGACTGCGGAGGTATGTTTACCCAAGTGCAGGCGAGTGTGGAAATACTGTCGCCTGTCCCGGTAAGCGGCAAATGCAGTGAGAAGGACTATGAACGCCTGTTCATCCGCGACCCGGAAGTAAAGGCACGTGAGGGGAAGATGGCGTATGTGCGCCCGGAGTACCACGAGCGTATCATGCGTATCACCCGTGTAATCGGGCATGACCGGCTTACGCTGTCCGCTTACATCGACCATGTGCTGACGCACCACTTCAACCAGTGCGAAGATGCGATAAAGAGCCTTTATGCCCGAAATTACAATTCAGTATTCTAA
- the traN gene encoding conjugative transposon protein TraN — protein MRKVIIMFALAMGIITANAQENVTVETTNGSEQPTLTKEVYPQKEADGDLYHGLSRKLTFDRMIPPYGLEVTYDKTVHVIFPAEVRYVDLGSPDLIAGKADGAENIIRVKATVRNFPNETNMSVITEDGSFYTFNVKYAAEPLLLNVEMCDFIHDGSTVNRPNNAQEIYLKELGSESPMLVRLIMKSIHKQNKREVKHIGCKRFGIQYLLKGIYTHNGLLYFHTEIKNQSNVPFDVDYITWKIVDKKVAKRTAVQEQIILPLRAQNYATLVPGKKSERTVFTMAKFTIPDDKCLVVELNEKNGGRHQSFVIENEDLVRAGTINELQVR, from the coding sequence ATGAGAAAAGTAATCATCATGTTTGCCCTCGCTATGGGCATCATAACTGCCAACGCGCAGGAGAATGTAACCGTTGAAACGACCAACGGAAGTGAACAACCGACCTTGACGAAGGAGGTCTATCCGCAGAAGGAGGCGGACGGCGACCTATATCACGGGCTGTCACGCAAGCTGACCTTCGACCGCATGATACCGCCGTACGGTCTGGAAGTGACCTACGACAAGACCGTCCACGTCATTTTTCCGGCGGAGGTGCGCTATGTCGATTTAGGCTCGCCCGACCTGATTGCCGGGAAAGCCGACGGAGCGGAGAACATCATCCGTGTGAAGGCTACCGTAAGGAATTTTCCCAACGAAACGAATATGTCCGTCATCACGGAGGACGGCAGTTTCTACACCTTCAACGTGAAGTACGCCGCCGAACCGCTGTTGCTCAACGTGGAGATGTGCGACTTCATCCATGACGGCAGCACGGTGAACCGCCCGAACAACGCGCAGGAAATCTATCTGAAAGAGCTGGGCAGCGAAAGCCCGATGCTGGTGCGCCTTATCATGAAGTCCATCCACAAACAGAACAAGCGCGAGGTGAAGCATATCGGCTGCAAGCGTTTCGGCATCCAATACCTGTTGAAAGGCATCTACACGCACAACGGCTTGCTTTATTTCCACACGGAGATAAAGAACCAGAGCAACGTGCCTTTCGATGTGGACTACATCACTTGGAAAATCGTGGACAAGAAGGTTGCGAAGCGTACTGCCGTGCAGGAGCAGATTATTCTGCCGCTCCGCGCGCAGAACTACGCCACCCTCGTGCCGGGCAAAAAGAGCGAGCGCACGGTCTTCACGATGGCGAAGTTCACCATCCCCGATGACAAGTGCCTCGTGGTGGAATTGAACGAGAAGAACGGCGGCCGTCACCAGTCCTTCGTGATTGAGAACGAGGATTTGGTACGCGCGGGTACCATCAACGAACTTCAAGTACGCTGA
- a CDS encoding DUF3872 domain-containing protein, translating to MNILNNRNKRTSIFKAVALCLIAAMSFTLVSCDDDMDIQQSYPFTVEVMPVPNKVVKGQTVEIRCELKKEGDFSGTLYTIRYFQFEGEGSLKMDNGITFLPNDRYLLENEKFRLYYTAAGDEAHNFIVVVEDNFSNSYELEFDFNNRNVKDDDLTIVPIGNFSPLLK from the coding sequence ATGAACATACTGAACAACAGAAACAAGAGAACATCAATATTCAAGGCAGTGGCGTTATGCCTGATAGCCGCCATGTCATTCACCCTCGTGTCATGTGACGATGACATGGACATCCAGCAGTCCTATCCCTTCACGGTGGAGGTCATGCCCGTGCCGAACAAGGTAGTAAAGGGGCAGACAGTGGAAATCCGCTGTGAACTGAAAAAGGAGGGCGACTTTTCGGGTACGCTCTATACCATCCGCTATTTCCAGTTCGAGGGGGAAGGCTCGCTCAAAATGGATAACGGCATCACCTTCCTGCCTAACGACCGCTACCTGCTGGAGAACGAAAAATTCCGCCTGTACTACACGGCGGCGGGTGATGAGGCGCATAATTTCATCGTGGTGGTGGAGGATAACTTTAGCAACTCCTACGAACTGGAATTTGACTTCAACAACAGGAATGTAAAGGACGACGATCTTACCATCGTTCCCATCGGCAACTTCAGCCCCTTGTTGAAATGA
- a CDS encoding toprim domain-containing protein has product MERTEIDAVRRMPLADFLARLGHEPVRRSGNELWYLAPYRGERTSSFRVNVAKQLWYDFGLGKGGDIFTLAGEFLQSDDFMKQAKFIAEAANMTVAGWEKPVYLSKPTESVFEDVEVAPLLRSLLTEYLEERGIPYAIASRHCCRLNYGVRGKRYFAVGFPNMAGGYEVRSRYFKGCIPPKSVSLVKANDIPADECLVFEGFMDFLSAVTLGVTGNADCLVLNSVANVEKAAGLLDGYGRIGCFLDRDEAGRRTLAALTMRYGERVTDRSSLYDGCKDLNEYLQLTTKKQKNNHLKIEEQ; this is encoded by the coding sequence ATGGAAAGGACGGAAATAGATGCTGTCAGAAGGATGCCGCTTGCGGATTTTCTCGCACGGCTGGGGCATGAGCCTGTCAGAAGGAGCGGTAACGAGCTGTGGTATCTTGCCCCGTACAGGGGCGAGCGCACATCCTCTTTCCGTGTGAACGTGGCGAAACAGCTCTGGTACGACTTCGGTTTGGGCAAGGGCGGCGACATCTTCACGCTTGCCGGGGAGTTTCTGCAAAGCGATGACTTCATGAAGCAAGCGAAGTTCATAGCGGAAGCCGCCAATATGACGGTTGCCGGATGGGAAAAGCCCGTCTATCTCTCGAAGCCGACCGAATCCGTTTTTGAGGATGTGGAGGTCGCTCCGCTGCTCCGCTCACTGCTGACGGAGTATTTAGAGGAACGGGGCATCCCTTACGCCATCGCATCCCGTCACTGCTGCCGCTTGAACTACGGTGTGCGTGGGAAACGGTATTTTGCCGTTGGCTTTCCGAACATGGCAGGTGGCTATGAAGTCAGAAGCCGATATTTCAAGGGTTGCATACCTCCGAAGTCTGTATCACTGGTAAAGGCGAATGACATCCCGGCTGACGAGTGCCTCGTGTTCGAGGGCTTCATGGACTTTCTCTCTGCCGTGACGCTTGGTGTAACCGGTAACGCTGACTGTCTTGTGCTGAACTCAGTCGCCAACGTGGAGAAGGCGGCGGGATTGCTGGACGGATACGGGCGCATCGGCTGCTTCCTCGACCGTGACGAAGCCGGACGGCGGACGCTTGCCGCACTTACCATGCGATACGGGGAACGTGTCACCGACCGTTCCTCCCTCTATGACGGTTGCAAGGACTTGAACGAGTACCTGCAACTGACAACGAAAAAACAGAAAAACAACCATCTAAAAATCGAAGAACAATGA
- a CDS encoding DUF4133 domain-containing protein: MAEYPINKGIGRPVEFKGLKAQYLFIFCGGLLALFVLFVILYMVGIDQWICIGFGAASSSLLVWQTFALNARYGEHGLMKLGAARSHPRYLINRRRITRLFKRQRKEERQ, encoded by the coding sequence ATGGCTGAATACCCAATCAACAAGGGTATCGGCCGTCCGGTAGAGTTCAAGGGCTTGAAGGCACAGTACCTCTTCATCTTCTGCGGAGGTCTGCTGGCTCTCTTCGTCCTGTTCGTCATCCTCTACATGGTCGGTATCGACCAGTGGATATGTATCGGCTTCGGCGCGGCATCGTCCTCCCTCCTTGTATGGCAGACCTTCGCGCTGAACGCCCGGTACGGTGAACACGGGCTGATGAAATTAGGAGCGGCACGGAGCCATCCCCGATACCTTATCAACCGGCGGCGGATAACCCGTCTGTTCAAACGACAACGAAAGGAAGAAAGACAATGA
- a CDS encoding TraG family conjugative transposon ATPase: MRNTSKMTTLENRFPLLAVEHGCIISKDADITVAFEVELPELYTVTGAEYEAIHSCWCKAIKVLPDYSVVHKQDWFIKERYKPELQKDDMSFLSRSFERHFNERPYLKHTCYLYLTKTTKERNRMQSNFSTLCRGHIIPKELDRETTTKFLEACEQFERIMNDSGLVRLRRLSTDEIVGTEGKTGLIERYFSLMPEGDTTLQDIELSAREMRIGDNRLCLHTLSDAEDLPGKVATDTRYEKLSTDRSDCRLSFASPVGLLLSCNHIYNQYVLIDNSEETLQKFEKSARNMQSLSRYSRSNSINREWIDQYLNEAHSYGLTSVRAHFNVMAWSDDAEELKHIKNDVGSQLASMECVPRHNTIDCPTLYWAAIPGNAADFPAEESFHTFIEQAVCLFTEETNYRSSLSPFGIKMVDRLTGKPLHLDISDLPMKRGITTNRNKFVLGPSGSGKSFFMNHLVRQYYEQGAHVVLVDTGNSYQGLCGMIRRKTGGADGVYFTYTEDKPISFNPFYTDDYIFDVEKKDSIKTLLLTLWKSEDDKVTKTESGELGSAVSAYIERIQSDRSIVPSFNTFYEYMRDDYRKELAQRDIKVEKSDFNIDNMLTTMRQYYRGGRYDFLLNSTENIDLLGKRFIVFEIDSIKENRELFPVVTIIIMEAFINKMRRLKGVRKQLIVEEAWKALSSANMAEYLRYMYKTVRKYYGEAIVVTQEVDDIISSPVVKESIINNSDCKILLDQRKYMNKFDQIQALLGLTEKEKSQILSINMANNPSRLYKEVWIGLGGTQSAVYATEVSAEEYLAYTTEETEKVEVYRLAEKLGDDIEAAIRQLAERRRNKE; the protein is encoded by the coding sequence ATGAGGAATACATCGAAAATGACAACACTGGAAAACAGGTTCCCACTTTTAGCGGTGGAGCATGGCTGCATCATCTCAAAGGACGCCGACATCACGGTGGCTTTCGAGGTGGAACTACCGGAACTTTACACCGTGACGGGTGCGGAGTACGAGGCGATACACAGTTGCTGGTGCAAGGCTATCAAGGTGCTGCCGGACTACTCCGTCGTCCACAAACAGGACTGGTTCATCAAGGAACGCTACAAACCGGAGCTTCAGAAGGACGACATGAGCTTTTTAAGCCGCTCTTTCGAGCGTCACTTCAACGAGCGTCCGTACCTGAAACACACCTGCTACCTCTACCTGACCAAGACAACAAAGGAGCGTAACCGGATGCAGAGCAATTTCAGCACGCTGTGCCGGGGACATATCATCCCGAAGGAGCTGGACAGGGAAACCACGACCAAGTTCTTGGAAGCCTGCGAACAGTTCGAGCGCATCATGAACGACAGCGGGCTTGTCAGGCTGCGCCGCCTCTCCACCGATGAGATTGTGGGTACTGAGGGAAAGACGGGACTTATTGAACGCTACTTCTCGCTCATGCCGGAAGGTGACACCACCTTGCAGGACATCGAGCTTTCGGCAAGGGAGATGCGCATCGGCGACAACCGCCTGTGTCTGCACACCCTCTCCGACGCGGAAGACCTGCCGGGCAAGGTGGCTACCGACACCCGTTACGAGAAGCTCTCCACCGACCGGAGTGACTGCCGACTGTCATTCGCCTCCCCGGTGGGGCTTCTGCTCTCCTGCAACCATATCTACAACCAGTATGTGCTGATAGACAACAGTGAGGAAACCTTGCAGAAGTTCGAGAAGTCCGCCCGTAACATGCAGTCGCTATCTCGCTATTCAAGGAGCAACAGCATCAACCGCGAGTGGATAGACCAATACCTGAACGAAGCCCATTCCTACGGACTGACCTCGGTACGGGCACACTTCAACGTCATGGCGTGGAGCGACGATGCGGAGGAACTGAAGCATATCAAGAACGACGTGGGCAGCCAGTTGGCAAGCATGGAATGCGTGCCGCGCCACAACACCATCGACTGCCCGACACTCTACTGGGCGGCGATACCCGGCAATGCGGCGGACTTCCCGGCGGAAGAGAGTTTCCACACCTTCATCGAACAGGCGGTGTGCCTGTTCACAGAGGAAACCAACTACCGCAGCTCGCTCTCGCCCTTCGGCATCAAGATGGTGGACAGGCTCACGGGAAAACCGCTGCACCTTGACATCTCCGACCTGCCCATGAAGCGAGGTATCACGACCAACCGCAACAAGTTCGTGCTGGGTCCTTCGGGCAGCGGCAAGTCTTTCTTCATGAACCACCTCGTGCGCCAATATTATGAGCAAGGCGCACATGTGGTATTGGTGGACACGGGAAACTCCTATCAGGGCTTGTGCGGCATGATCCGACGCAAGACAGGCGGAGCGGACGGTGTGTATTTCACCTACACGGAAGATAAGCCCATCAGCTTCAACCCGTTCTACACCGACGATTACATCTTCGACGTGGAGAAGAAGGACAGCATCAAGACCCTGTTGCTGACGCTCTGGAAGTCGGAGGACGACAAGGTGACAAAGACGGAGAGCGGCGAGCTGGGCAGTGCCGTGAGTGCCTATATTGAGCGCATCCAATCCGACCGTAGCATCGTGCCGTCGTTCAACACCTTCTACGAGTATATGCGTGACGACTACCGCAAGGAACTGGCACAGCGTGACATCAAGGTGGAGAAGTCCGACTTCAACATCGACAACATGCTCACCACCATGCGGCAGTATTACCGGGGCGGGCGTTACGATTTCCTGCTCAACTCCACGGAGAACATCGACCTGCTCGGCAAGCGGTTCATCGTCTTCGAGATAGATTCGATTAAAGAAAACCGCGAACTGTTCCCCGTCGTGACCATCATCATCATGGAAGCCTTCATCAACAAGATGCGGCGGCTGAAAGGCGTGCGGAAACAGCTTATCGTGGAAGAGGCTTGGAAGGCCCTCTCATCGGCGAACATGGCTGAATATCTGCGCTATATGTATAAGACGGTCAGAAAATATTACGGCGAGGCAATCGTGGTGACGCAGGAGGTGGACGACATTATCAGTTCTCCGGTGGTCAAAGAGAGCATTATCAACAACTCGGATTGTAAAATCCTGCTTGACCAAAGGAAATATATGAACAAGTTCGACCAGATACAGGCGTTGCTCGGACTGACGGAAAAGGAGAAGTCGCAGATACTCTCCATCAACATGGCGAACAACCCTTCACGGCTCTACAAGGAGGTGTGGATAGGCTTGGGCGGCACGCAGTCGGCGGTCTATGCCACGGAGGTCAGCGCGGAAGAGTATCTGGCGTACACCACCGAGGAAACGGAAAAAGTGGAGGTTTACCGTCTGGCGGAGAAGCTGGGCGACGACATCGAAGCCGCCATCCGGCAGCTTGCCGAAAGGCGGAGAAACAAGGAATAA
- the traM gene encoding conjugative transposon protein TraM translates to MEQTKNEPTKENKAAPETGKPKKEREPLTEAQRLKRQKMIVLPAMVLVFIGAMWLIFAPSSGKEQPPGTDGYNTEMPDADKANRQIIGDKLKAYEHGEMEERQESRNRAIGQLGDMFDREIAGTENGVDFDLANPGGKEERAKPATPQTIQSSAAAYRDLNATLGNFYDQPKNDNAEMDELLERIASLESELESERGKASSMDEQVALMEKSYELAAKYMGGQNGGQPSAEQRAEPTTVQKGKKNKAMPIRQVEHQVVSSLSQPMSNAEFVAALSQERNRGFNTAVGTAEVLDRNTIPACVHGAQSVTDGQTVRLRLLEPMAVAGRTIPRGAVVVGTGKIQGERLDIEITSLEYDGTIIPVELAVYDTDGQPGIFIPNSMEMNAVREVAANMGGSLGSSINISTNAGAQLASDLGKGLIQGTSQYIAKKMRTVKVHLKAGYRVMLYQEKY, encoded by the coding sequence ATGGAACAGACAAAGAATGAACCGACGAAAGAGAACAAAGCTGCTCCCGAAACGGGGAAACCGAAAAAGGAGCGCGAACCGCTGACAGAGGCGCAACGGCTGAAACGGCAGAAGATGATCGTGCTGCCCGCTATGGTGTTGGTGTTCATCGGGGCGATGTGGCTGATATTCGCCCCGTCCTCCGGCAAGGAGCAACCGCCGGGAACGGACGGATACAACACCGAGATGCCCGACGCTGACAAGGCGAACCGGCAGATTATCGGCGACAAGCTGAAAGCCTACGAGCATGGGGAGATGGAAGAGCGTCAGGAGAGCCGCAACCGTGCCATCGGGCAGCTGGGCGACATGTTCGACCGCGAGATAGCGGGAACGGAGAACGGAGTGGACTTCGACCTCGCCAATCCGGGCGGCAAGGAAGAAAGGGCAAAGCCAGCCACGCCGCAGACCATCCAGTCCTCCGCAGCCGCCTACCGTGACCTGAACGCCACGCTCGGAAACTTCTACGACCAGCCGAAAAACGACAATGCGGAGATGGACGAATTGTTGGAGCGCATCGCATCGCTGGAGTCGGAACTGGAAAGCGAGAGGGGCAAGGCTTCCTCTATGGACGAGCAGGTGGCTCTTATGGAGAAGTCCTACGAGCTGGCGGCAAAGTACATGGGCGGTCAGAACGGAGGACAGCCATCGGCGGAACAGAGGGCAGAGCCAACTACCGTGCAGAAAGGGAAGAAGAACAAGGCAATGCCTATCAGACAGGTGGAGCATCAAGTAGTTTCTTCACTCTCACAGCCTATGAGTAACGCGGAGTTTGTCGCCGCCTTATCGCAGGAACGCAACCGGGGTTTCAACACGGCTGTCGGCACGGCGGAGGTATTGGACAGGAACACCATACCGGCGTGCGTGCATGGGGCGCAGAGCGTGACGGACGGGCAGACGGTAAGGCTGCGCCTGCTGGAGCCTATGGCGGTGGCAGGCAGGACAATACCCCGGGGTGCGGTGGTGGTCGGCACGGGCAAGATACAGGGTGAGCGGCTCGACATCGAGATTACCTCGCTGGAATACGACGGCACGATTATCCCCGTGGAGCTTGCGGTCTATGACACGGACGGACAGCCCGGCATCTTCATCCCGAACTCGATGGAGATGAACGCCGTCCGGGAGGTCGCCGCCAACATGGGCGGCTCGCTGGGAAGCAGCATCAACATCTCCACCAATGCCGGGGCGCAGCTCGCCTCCGACTTGGGCAAGGGGCTGATACAAGGCACGAGCCAGTACATCGCCAAAAAGATGCGAACCGTCAAGGTGCATCTGAAAGCCGGGTACAGGGTCATGCTTTACCAAGAAAAATATTGA
- the traJ gene encoding conjugative transposon protein TraJ encodes MKFDNLHQILRSLYEQMMPLCGDMAGVAKGIAGLGALFYVAYRVWQSLARAEPIDVFPMLRPFAIGLCIMFFPTVVLGTINSILSPVVQGTAKMLEAETLDMNRYREQKDKLEYEAMVRNPETAYLVSNEEFDKQLEELGWSPSDMVTMAGMYIDRGMYNMKKSIRDFFREILELLFQAAALVIDTVRTFFLVVLAILGPIAFALSVWDGFQNTLTQWICRYIQVYLWLPVSDMFSTILAKIQVLMLQNDIERMQADPNFSLDSSDGVYIVFLCIGIIGYFTIPTVAGWIIQAGGMGGYGRNVNQMAGRAGSMAGSVAGAAAGNAVGRVGKLLK; translated from the coding sequence ATGAAGTTCGACAACCTTCATCAGATTTTACGTTCACTTTATGAGCAGATGATGCCGCTGTGTGGGGACATGGCTGGTGTGGCGAAAGGCATCGCCGGGCTGGGTGCGCTGTTCTACGTCGCCTACCGGGTATGGCAGTCGCTGGCGAGAGCTGAACCGATAGACGTATTCCCGATGCTCCGTCCTTTTGCCATCGGTCTGTGCATCATGTTCTTCCCGACTGTGGTGCTGGGCACGATAAACAGCATCCTCTCACCCGTCGTACAGGGCACGGCAAAGATGCTGGAGGCGGAAACGCTGGACATGAACCGATACCGGGAGCAGAAGGACAAACTGGAATACGAGGCGATGGTACGCAACCCCGAAACCGCCTACCTCGTGTCCAACGAGGAATTTGACAAGCAACTGGAGGAACTCGGCTGGTCGCCCTCCGACATGGTGACGATGGCGGGAATGTATATCGACCGGGGAATGTACAACATGAAGAAGAGCATCCGCGACTTCTTCCGCGAGATACTCGAACTGCTGTTCCAAGCCGCCGCCCTCGTGATAGACACCGTCCGCACCTTCTTTCTCGTGGTGCTGGCGATTCTCGGTCCGATAGCCTTCGCCCTGTCGGTATGGGACGGTTTCCAAAACACGCTCACGCAGTGGATATGCCGCTATATACAGGTCTATCTGTGGCTACCGGTATCGGACATGTTCAGCACCATACTGGCGAAGATACAGGTTCTGATGCTGCAAAACGACATCGAGCGGATGCAGGCAGACCCGAACTTCTCGCTGGATTCGAGCGACGGGGTGTATATCGTATTCCTCTGCATCGGCATCATCGGCTACTTTACCATTCCCACCGTTGCGGGCTGGATTATCCAAGCCGGAGGCATGGGCGGTTACGGTCGCAACGTGAACCAGATGGCGGGACGAGCCGGAAGCATGGCGGGCAGCGTGGCGGGTGCAGCCGCAGGAAACGCAGTCGGACGTGTCGGCAAATTGCTGAAATAA
- the traK gene encoding conjugative transposon protein TraK, producing the protein MEFKSLRNIESSFRQIRLFGIVFLSLCAVVTVWSVWNSYRFAEKQREKIYVLDNGKSLMLALSQDLSQNRPAEAREHVRRFHEMFFTLSPEKSAIEHNVKRALLLADKSVYHYYSDFAEKGYYNRIIAGNINQVLKVDSVVCDFNAYPYRAVTYATQKIIRQSNVTERSLVTTCRLLNASRSDDNPNGFTIEGFTIIENKDLQTIKR; encoded by the coding sequence ATGGAATTCAAATCACTTAGAAACATCGAATCGTCGTTCAGGCAGATACGCCTGTTCGGTATCGTCTTCCTCTCGCTGTGCGCCGTGGTGACGGTGTGGAGCGTGTGGAACTCCTACCGTTTCGCAGAGAAGCAACGGGAGAAAATCTATGTGCTGGACAACGGCAAGAGCCTGATGCTCGCCTTGTCTCAGGATTTGTCGCAGAACCGCCCGGCGGAGGCACGGGAACATGTGCGCCGTTTCCACGAGATGTTCTTCACGCTATCACCTGAAAAAAGCGCGATTGAACACAACGTGAAACGTGCCTTGCTGCTGGCGGACAAGAGCGTGTACCACTATTATTCGGACTTCGCGGAGAAGGGGTACTACAACCGCATCATCGCCGGGAACATCAACCAAGTGCTGAAGGTGGACAGCGTGGTGTGCGACTTCAACGCCTATCCCTACCGTGCCGTGACCTACGCCACACAGAAAATCATCCGGCAGAGCAACGTCACCGAGCGCAGCCTCGTGACCACCTGCCGCCTGCTGAACGCATCGCGGTCGGATGACAACCCGAACGGTTTTACCATCGAGGGTTTCACCATCATTGAGAACAAGGATTTACAGACTATCAAACGGTAA
- a CDS encoding DUF4141 domain-containing protein translates to MRTRITMIICLCLLFAGRASAQWVVSDPGNLAQGIINASKNIIHTSKTATNMVSNFQETVKIYQQGKKYYDALKSVNNLVKDARKVQQTILMVGDITDIYVNSFQRMLRDGNFRPEELSAIAFGYTKLLEESNEVLTELRNVVNITTLSMTDKERMDVVERCHSKMKRYRNLVSYYTNKNISVSYLRAKKKNDLDRIMGLYGNMNERYW, encoded by the coding sequence ATGAGAACAAGAATAACAATGATTATCTGCCTGTGCCTGCTTTTCGCGGGCAGGGCAAGCGCACAGTGGGTCGTAAGCGATCCGGGCAATCTAGCGCAGGGCATCATCAATGCCTCCAAAAACATCATCCATACCTCCAAGACCGCCACGAACATGGTGAGCAACTTTCAGGAGACGGTGAAAATCTATCAGCAGGGCAAGAAGTATTACGATGCCCTCAAATCGGTGAACAATCTGGTCAAGGACGCCCGCAAGGTGCAGCAGACCATCCTGATGGTGGGCGACATCACAGACATCTATGTGAACAGTTTCCAACGGATGCTCCGTGACGGGAATTTCAGACCCGAAGAGCTTTCCGCAATCGCTTTCGGCTACACGAAACTGCTGGAGGAAAGCAACGAAGTGTTGACGGAACTCAGGAACGTGGTGAACATCACCACGCTCTCCATGACCGACAAGGAGCGCATGGACGTGGTGGAACGCTGCCACTCGAAGATGAAGCGTTACCGCAACCTCGTGAGCTACTACACGAACAAGAACATCTCCGTGAGTTACCTGCGTGCGAAAAAGAAGAACGACCTCGACCGCATCATGGGGCTGTACGGGAACATGAACGAAAGATACTGGTAG
- a CDS encoding conjugal transfer protein TraO: MRKYIAIIIASLALFTGQAHAQRCLPKMQGIEVRADMADGFNLGGKDGGYSFGAALSTYTKKGNKWVFGGEYLLKNNPYKDTKIPVAQFTAEGGYYFKILSDARKIVFVYAGASALAGYEAVNWGKKVLHDGSTLHDRDAFIYGGALTLDVECYVADRIALLANLRERCLWGGDTRKFHTQFGVGIKFIIN, encoded by the coding sequence ATGAGAAAGTACATCGCAATAATCATCGCGTCGCTTGCCCTTTTTACAGGGCAGGCGCACGCCCAGCGGTGTCTGCCGAAGATGCAGGGCATCGAGGTGAGGGCGGACATGGCGGACGGCTTCAATCTCGGCGGCAAGGACGGCGGGTACAGCTTCGGGGCGGCTCTCTCCACCTACACGAAGAAGGGGAACAAGTGGGTGTTCGGTGGCGAATACCTGTTGAAGAACAATCCCTACAAGGACACCAAGATACCCGTGGCGCAGTTCACGGCGGAGGGCGGCTATTACTTCAAGATACTGTCGGACGCCCGAAAGATTGTTTTCGTCTATGCCGGGGCTTCGGCTCTCGCCGGATATGAGGCGGTAAATTGGGGGAAGAAGGTGCTGCATGACGGCTCCACGCTGCACGACCGGGACGCCTTCATCTACGGCGGTGCGCTGACGCTCGATGTGGAGTGTTACGTGGCAGACCGTATCGCCCTGCTTGCCAACCTGCGGGAGCGTTGCCTTTGGGGTGGCGACACACGGAAGTTCCACACGCAGTTCGGGGTCGGTATCAAGTTCATCATCAACTGA